A single Lacerta agilis isolate rLacAgi1 chromosome 10, rLacAgi1.pri, whole genome shotgun sequence DNA region contains:
- the SMCO3 gene encoding single-pass membrane and coiled-coil domain-containing protein 3 — translation MSLSDLLYPSNPQRRQDVIALHQELLDCMQLNFKATDELIGALNEHLGAKIAHVKMKEGGTIKENCDIIIQAMTDIQQEVRKFDKEIKEKLEPLMYRKLYDIKEPELEKIAIAHRIVSVILGEATASAGIVAVKLVCSNIVTVTVNKLVALLAQIGLSVLGGIAISALGLGIDIILHAILGAVERDHFVACIESYEQHLAEFKEASQIYHCAITEVSAMVKDKAKLGISGDGPTHW, via the coding sequence ATGAGCCTCAGTGACCTTCTCTACCCAAGCAATCCACAAAGACGCCAGGATGTGATTGCCCTGCACCAGGAACTGCTTGACTGCATGCAGCTCAATTTTAAGGCTACCGATGAACTAATTGGAGCACTGAATGAACATCTGGGAGCCAAGATTGCGCACGTTAAAATGAAAGAGGGCGGCACCATCAAAGAGAACTGTGACATCATCATCCAAGCCATGACTGATATTCAGCAAGAGGTACGGAAGTTtgataaagaaataaaggaaaagcTAGAGCCATTGATGTACCGAAAGCTTTATGATATCAAAGAGCCTGAGTTGGAAAAAATTGCAATAGCTCACAGGATCGTATCTGTTATTCTTGGAGAGGCTACTGCATCTGCAGGTATAGTAGCTGTAAAATTGGTGTGTTCGAATATTGTAACTGTTACTGTTAACAAACTAGTTGCTCTACTTGCTCAGATTGGGTTATCTGTTCTAGGGGGCATTGCCATTAGTGCTCTGGGGCTGGGTATTGACATAATTCTTCATGCTATATTGGGAGCAGTGGAAAGAGATCACTTTGTAGCATGCATTGAGAGCTATGAGCAGCATCTGGCAGAATTTAAGGAAGCCTCGCAGATTTATCATTGTGCCATTACAGAAGTAAGTGCAATGGTGAAAGACAAAGCTAAATTAGGAATATCTGGGGATGGTCCTACACACTGGTGA
- the LOC117053977 gene encoding uncharacterized protein LOC117053977: MLGKLGAQKVEERLLNASRNLYDCVYMFVSSTNIAFRMLNQFLGTDLAIITVRENLSIKENLQLLMSALKEMQEKVEAKDQDIKQKVGLPMYSSIVLPSTSTNEKIKLIKDLYGQYKGVIENISGPVSAVLLKNGNLPEILDAAIRDLSSSPAVSLRVGDLLMTNEEIAKVLADSCPTSSHAVTATTTATPTATPTAARTRNPSQPIINTAYSLTNFMRVAFKGQPPSKTVELAASTLEDAVKILKPACEKFQRTVKTAEEYITLIVDKLQ, encoded by the coding sequence ATGCTGGGCAAGCTCGGTGCACAGAAGGTTGAGGAAAGGCTACTCAATGCCAGCCGCAACTTGTACGACTGTGTCTACATGTTTGTTTCTTCCACCAACATCGCCTTCCGGATGCTcaaccagtttctgggaactgaCCTAGCCATCATTACAGTAAGGGAAAACTTGAGCATCAAAGAAAACCTTCAGCTTCTGATGAGTGCTCTGAAAGAGATGCAGGAAAAAGTGGAGGCAAAAGATCAGGATATCAAGCAGAAAGTCGGCCTTCCAATGTATTCCAGTATTGTGTTGCCTTCCACCTCCACGAATGAAAAAATCAAGCTGATAAAGGACCTTTATGGGCAATATAAGGGAGTTATTGAAAATATCAGCGGTCCCGTTTCAGCAGTGCTCCTGAAAAATGGCAATCTCCCCGAGATACTAGACGCCGCCATTCGGGATTTATCAAGCAGTCCTGCTGTCTCTCTTCGAGTGGGTGACCTTCTCATGACTAACGAAGAAATTGCCAAAGTGCTTGCAGATTCCTGTCCTACCTCATCCCATgcagtaacagcaacaacaacagcaacaccaacAGCAACACCAACAGCCGCTCGAACAAGGAATCCGAGCCAGCCAATCATTAACACAGCTTACTCACTTACTAACTTCATGAGGGTAGCTTTTAAAGGACAGCCACCTAGTAAAACGGTCGAATTAGCAGCAAGCACCCTCGAAGACGCTGTGAAGATCTTGAAGCCAGCTTGCGAAAAATTCCAAAGGACTGTGAAGACAGCTGAAGAGTATATCACATTGATAGTTGATAAGTTGCAGTGA
- the LOC117054426 gene encoding matrix Gla protein-like yields MGNLQVLLFVTLVLTALFCCDGDMNRPLDEGVKISPETANAFVRRQKRSSPYYERYYEMFKTPMEMKQEQCENYAPCDYYSEVVGFQTAYRYFFGN; encoded by the exons ATGGGGAATCTTCAGGTGCTGCTGTTTGTAACCCTGGTCTTGACAGCCCTCTTCTGTTGTGATGGAG ATATGAACAGGCCCTTGGATGAAG GTGTTAAGATCAGTCCAGAAACTGCCAATGCCTTTGTGAGAAGGCAGAAGAGGTCTTCTCCGTATTATGAAAG GTACTACGAGATGTTCAAAACCCCAATGGAGATGAAGCAAGAGCAGTGTGAAAACTACGCCCCCTGCGACTACTACTCAGAAGTAGTGGGATTCCAGACAGCCTACCGCTATTTCTTTGGAAACTGA